The window agcTGGTGGAATTGTGTGTCTGTACCTGACTTTTGTCTCCAGATTCGCTGGTTGAGACGTGGTGACATTCTAGTGTGCATTTATGGTTTCCACAGGTCAAAGTTCGCCCACAGGCTCGGCCACAAGAGAATGGACCCAGAATGTGACAGGGCACAGGATTGacctgacacagacacacacgcaaatGACAAACTGTGTGATAAGGTAAAGGTTACAGCATTTCGTTTAATCTCGTCTCAAATGTCAGCAGCATTCGCAGAGTCCCACCAGCCATCCGGTCCTCcacgcccccaccccccacacacacacttgttgtGGTTTTCAAATTGCAGTCAGGCCAGTTTGATTATTTTGGTTGAAATTCCATAAATCATTCAGCTCTACAAAAACCACAATGAGCGAGAACATCAGAACACGAGCAGAGGCATCTGGACCCcacagaacaaagaacaaaggaCCCACCTCATGTTCCCCGAGACAGACCCTGCAGGGaaagaaaacatacacacacagtcaattcCACTTCTTCAGACCAAGCCTGAGCTGTGTGTGCAGAACCATGCGAGATGCTGGGAGCTGTACATTAGATTAGTTTACAATTTAACGCACATGTGACATTGTGTGGCATATCAAGTGACATCCTATTTTTGAGATGGACAGTGTCGCGTTGGCTCTGGCTGAAACTCAGAACCAGAGGAATCTGCTGGAACCAGCATGCTAACGCCAGCCATTTGGCACGTCAGATGCCTGttcccagctgtgtgtgtgtgtgtgtgtgtgtgtgtgttttacttacGTTGGAATGGCCACCTGGCAGGGTGGACAGGGCAGGGCTTTGCACACGAATGCTGGAGCAGATGGCTGTTCCCACGGACCCACTAGAggagcctacacacacacacacacacacacacacacacacacagtatagtTCTGCACAGCTATAGAATGGAGACACCATGATGGACACCTGACAGTCATTGTAAGAGTGTGTGAGAACACACTCACCCTCTCCGCGCTCTTCACCATCACCTGGTCATGGCAGGGCTGGGGACAGAGGTGTCTGCAGCGGGGCAGTGGCTGCTGGCAGGCCTGGCGGCAGGGGGGACAGGATCCTGGGTGGCAGCGATGGGGCTCACGTGACTCGTGGTGACAGGTGGGCGGAGCCCTGTTGGTAAAAGAGTGATTGTAGAAGCACAACTCaaaactgatgtgtgtgtgtttgtgtttgtgtacctGCACAGCTCTTTGCATCGTGGTGGTTTTGtgttcctctctctcccacagGGAACAGACATTGACgtggagccacacacacacttcacctccACCATCTCCGGGCATGGATAGCAACTacctgtacacacacgcacacaattaTCGAGACAAAAGAGAGACAGCGATAAAATCCCAAACAATGACCTTTatccaacacatacacaccagtCAAGTAACATGCCAAATGTCAACTAATTCAAATATCACGTCTTCTGacatacagcagcagcagacactatacacacacacacacacacttcagcattCATGGGATTTGTGATTGCAGACATCGCCTTATAAGGAGTGTTGGgcctgtgggtgtgtgtgtgtatatgtgctcCTACCCTGATGACAGGCTGAAGGACACTTGTGGTTCCTGCATCCCAACATCCTGTTGCATTTCTGGTCACACGGAGGGCAGTTACCCGGGCAACactgagacagacacacacatcactcacTCATCTGTACTCTCGCATGTAAGCGTTTGTGcttaaaagtgtgtgttgagTGCAGGGTTTCCACAGAAAAAGCACCagaaatgactcacaaataaCAAACTGAAAATATTGCAGTTGTCCCCAAGTGGCTTGCAGCAGTACAGATAATATGAGACTTTAACAAGTGctcaaaatgaacagaaattagcaagtaaaatttaaatataaaatcatCGTTTTGTATTTTAATAGAGCAGACAAATCCCTTATGCAATTTGATGAAAGTTTAAATTTGGCTTCCATAAACCTTCAgaaaccctgtgtgtgtgtgtgtgtgtgtgtgtgtgtgtgtgacgtgtgtgttCACCTTCCTCCTGCATTGGTGCCGTTGGCAGCTGCGGTTGCGCGTGCATTTGGTCTCACAGATGTACTCCTTATGACACGGCATGAACCTGCTGTAACGAGCACAGCGACACTGCTTCTCCAcctcctaaacacacacacaggatgttGCATGTGGTGACATCTACTGGACCCGGTGTGAGGAGTGTGTAACATGATAAATGTACCAGCGGGTGTGTACCTGTCTGCATGTCTCACAGGCTCCTCTGTGACAGCGCATCGTACAGGTGTGCAAGCCACAGTCCAACTTCTTCCCACAGGTATCTCCACACGTGGCAACGTCAGCAGTACATGGCAGTGCcgtctctaacacacacacacacacacacacacacacacacacacaggttaacaACCCCCCGGACGGAAACAGACCTTGCCTACTGGTTAACAACCCCCCCGACGACACCCAACGACACCCAACCTCGCCTACTGGTTAACAACCCCCCCCACCGACCTCGCCTACTGGTTAACAACCCCCCCGATGACACCCGACCTCGCCTACTGGTTAACAACCCCCCACCGACCTCGCCTACTGGTTAACAACCACCACCCGACCTCGCCTACTGGTTAACAACCCCCCACCGACCTCGCCTACTGGTTAATTACCCCCCACCGACCTCGCCCAACCTCGCCTACTGGTTAACAACCCCCCCCGATGACACCAAACCTCGCCTACTGGTTAACAACCCCCCCCGACCTCGCCCACTAGTTAACAACCCCCCCACCGACCTCGCCTACTAGTTAACAACCCCCCACCGACCTCGCCTACTGGTTAACAACCCCCCCCGACCTCGCCCACTAGTTAACAACCCCCCACCGACCTCGCCTACTAGTTAACAACCCCCCACCGACCTCGCCTACTGGTTAACAACCCCCCCCGACCTCGCCTACTGGTTAACAACCCCCCCACCGACCTCGCCTACTGGTTAATTACCCCCCACCGACCTCGCCCAACCTCGCCTACTGGTTAACACCCCCCCCCGATGACACCAAACCTCGCCTACTGGTTAACAACCCCCCACCGACCTCGCCTACTGGTTAACAACCCCCCCACCGACCTCGCCTACTGGTTAACAACCCCCCACCGACCTCGCCTACTGGTTAacaaccccccccaccaccacccgaCCTCGCCCACTGGTTAACAACCCCCCCCGATGACACTGAACCTCGCCTACTGGTTAACAACCCCCGATCTCACCAAACCTCACCTACACACATGCCAGCTAACCACGCCCCGCCTGTTACACACACCAACCATGGCACCCTGCCTGCTGTTGCCAGCTAACCACGCCCTGCCTACCGACGGCAGCTAACCGAGTCTGGCGTCAGCTAATGTCGCGCGTGGTGTGCGTAAACTCACCGGACTTGCCACACGGGCAGGAGCGGTTTCCTGAGCGAGGACACTGGCCACATGAGCCAGTATGACACACCCGCTCACACGTGTGATTCCCACATGCTAGAGGAGCACCAcagacctgacacacacacacacaaaattaacacactcacaccacagtCAGGCAGCTCCTATGTCCATGATGGGGTCACCTGATCACACTGCCACAGTGGACTGGAACACGGACGCTCCACCTGctgcagaccacacacacacttttgtagaCTGACCCGCGGACAGGgagcacacacacctgcagagaACAGGACAGGcaggtgaaagtaaagtgattgtgaagaactgcagcacagcacacggtgacacggtgaaacgtgtcctctgtatttaaccgtcacccttggtgacagtgggcagcgtgtggggacgggtcCTTCTgatccatttccttacccgccaggccaccactgccgagtgtgttgtgtgtggtacctgcatGACAGGTGTTCTGACAGCGGTGAGCTCCGcagctcagtgttgtgttgCAGCGTTGTTGGCAGAACCAGGCTTTGCTGTGGCAGCGCCGGGGCAGCGGAGCTCCTTTACCACAAACACACGACACCGACACCATCTTCGGACACGGCGGGCACGGCCCTGAAAAACATCACACCAACAATCAGCCTGGGTGTGTCCGTCTGTGAGCGTGAGTAAGTGTGCGTTTCTGTGTACACACACCTGGGTGGCAGAGCAGCAGGCAGCGATGCCCGCAGGGCGGCTTGAACTCCCGCTCGCACACCTGACCACAGGAGTGTGGGAGGAgccaggggtcaggggtcgggTCAACCTCCTTCCCACAGTAACACACATAACGAGTGGGAGTCTGCTGAGGAGTGTACTCATAACGACACTtgggactgacacacacacacacacacacacacatacaccatgaTGGCAGGAACTGCACTGGGAGACATGTCATAACtgagctgtgattggctgcatATGAGCGTGctgctctgtgattggttgATCCCTCACCATGGCCAGGGCGGAGCCTTCTTCCCAAAGTCGTCGTCGGTGACGGAGGAAACGAGGAAGGCGGAGTCTGCAGCCCACTTCTGTATGCAGGTGATGTGGAAGATGCTGTAGCAGCACACACAGctccacacctacacacacatggGAAAGATTGGTCTGAGCACAAGAGAGTGTGTGCGAGTGCAGGcgggagtgtgtgagtgtaccgCTTGTGTTCTCTTGACTGATGCGATGCAGATGAGGCAGGTTGTTGCTCCCGACTGAAAAGCCTCGTTCAAGTTCTGTCTGATCCTCACCAGATCTGACGTGTCTCctcctacacacaacacacacagtaaagttAAAAAGCCAAAGGTTCTTGTCAGCTGTACACAACACCACACCGCCAACCTGTTTGTCTGGTGTAGGAGGTGAACGTTGATTCCAGAATCATCCCACGTTTTCCcatattatcattatcatcatcatcctcctcctcctcctcctcagaagATGAGAAGCTAAACTGCTTCTCAGCCAGTCGCAGCGCAGCAGCCTGATCACTTCTCCGGATCTCATCAAACTTGGACTGAGAAGAGAGACCTGAATACAGAACACACagatatgagagagagagagagagagagagagagaaacacacacacacacacacacacacacctttacctTTGCTCTGGGCCAATGGAAGCTCGTCTTTTTTCCCGGTGGTCGCAGCAGCTCTGCTTCTGGCCCTCCCTGAGCCCGCTGCTGCACCAGCTCCACCTTCTCTCGGGGTCAGGGACCCCACAGCAGCGCCATGGACCCGACCTTGACCTCTGGCCCGGCCACGACCCTGCTGTCGCCAGGCTGGCTCCATTGTAACTCACCTAGATGACGTCAGAGCAGCAAACACGTGAAGACAGAAAGGAGGCAGGGGGTGTAGAGGTAGACGCTGTCCTGCACTGAGAAACAAAACCTGCAGCGTCCTAATAAATTCACGCGGCACTGCGGGGtcacaggggtcaggggtcgcgTCACCAATCAACATTATTCATTCCAAGCCCCTGTAGACTGGAACACCTACCGCACTTCCGCTCCAGCGTCGCGCCGTCCTGACATGCGCAGAGCGCGCCGACAGGTGCATGTCGGGAAAGGAGTTGCGTTGAGGACTACAAATCCCAGCATCCCGTGCGGCGAGTAGAGCGCTGACACGTGGCTTCGTCTGCCTAAGCGGATTTCTACCAAATAAATCCACGTTTAATTTATATAATCAGCACACACACGGGTCTTTACGTTTCAGTTCGTTTATTAaaagggtggtaggggcctggtgggtaacacactcgcctatgaaacagaagacccaggtttaaaccccacttactaccatcgtgtccctgagcaagacacttaaccctgagtgtctccgggggactgtgtaactactgactgtaagtcgctctggataagggtgtaaatgtattaaaaacagcAAATCCACGTTACACCTCCTAATAACATGGGGCGTGTTCTACTTTAGAAGCTTCAGAAAATTCTCATATTAGTTACTCATATTAATTATATGCGATATC of the Denticeps clupeoides unplaced genomic scaffold, fDenClu1.1, whole genome shotgun sequence genome contains:
- the LOC114773846 gene encoding NF-X1-type zinc finger protein NFXL1-like; this encodes MEPAWRQQGRGRARGQGRVHGAAVGSLTPREGGAGAAAGSGRARSRAAATTGKKDELPLAQSKGLSSQSKFDEIRRSDQAAALRLAEKQFSFSSSEEEEEEDDDDNDNMGKRGMILESTFTSYTRQTGGDTSDLVRIRQNLNEAFQSGATTCLICIASVKRTQAVWSCVCCYSIFHITCIQKWAADSAFLVSSVTDDDFGKKAPPWPCPKCRYEYTPQQTPTRYVCYCGKEVDPTPDPWLLPHSCGQVCEREFKPPCGHRCLLLCHPGPCPPCPKMVSVSCVCGKGAPLPRRCHSKAWFCQQRCNTTLSCGAHRCQNTCHAGVCAPCPRVSLQKCVCGLQQVERPCSSPLWQCDQVCGAPLACGNHTCERVCHTGSCGQCPRSGNRSCPCGKSETALPCTADVATCGDTCGKKLDCGLHTCTMRCHRGACETCRQEVEKQCRCARYSRFMPCHKEYICETKCTRNRSCQRHQCRRKCCPGNCPPCDQKCNRMLGCRNHKCPSACHQGSCYPCPEMVEVKCVCGSTSMSVPCGRERNTKPPRCKELCRAPPTCHHESREPHRCHPGSCPPCRQACQQPLPRCRHLCPQPCHDQVMVKSAERAPLVGPWEQPSAPAFVCKALPCPPCQVAIPTVCLGEHEVNPVPCHILGPFSCGRACGRTLTCGNHKCTLECHHVSTSESGDKSQAGKECIQCDEGCSKPRPPGCTHTCPRPCHQGSCPPCQQMMRVRCHCKISGLYIECVVWTASDDEGQTLLSSCRNRCPKQLSCGHRCKDVCHPGNCDAFCSQRVKVKCPCKRIKKEFSCSQAGLVLCDDACKSLQKKAAEIKAAEEQAALEEERKKEQAELEAFEKRLRGRKKKNKRSMDVEPEEGPWLQYRKYLLVPFCGILLAAAAFYLLQPY